Genomic segment of Chloroflexota bacterium:
AAAAAAACCAGCGTTCCTCCAAAGCGCCTGGACATGCGGTGCAAAAAATCGGGGAAATAGATGGGAAACTGTTTGTGCGACAGGCGAGTCATTTCCTGGGGACGCAGATGCCGCACGACCTCTCGAATGAAATCGCCCGACGATGTGATTGCGCTGCAGTCCATGAAGATGATTCGCCGGTGGGCATCCTCATCGCCGACTTCCAGAGCCTGGTCCTTGAGTTGACGCTCGACCTCCCGCATCAGCGAGGTTTTGCCAATGCGCCTGATCCCCATGATGGCGAAATTGGTCTTGCTGCCCTGGAGAATACGCCGCACCTCGAATTCACGCCCAAAAAAGCGCGATCCAGTTACCGGCCGGCTGGTTTCATAGGGCACCAACAGCGACAGTTCGAGCTGTGCGCTCAACCTGTCCAACAGTTCCCCTGTAGGCCGGCGAGACTGTTGGACGGCCCGCTGAGCCTCCTGATCGATGATCAGAATCGGCAGGAAGGATGTTTTGAGCTGAGGCCGCAGATCATCCCCCGGGCCATCGACCAGCACGATAGGATTGCGGTCGGCCAGATTAGCAGTCCTGACGACATCGGTCAGGCTTTGGGCCAACTGCCGGGAGTCCAGGCTCTCCAGGTCGCTCTCCCGGACATGGATGATGGGTGTACGATCTGAAAACCGCAGTTTCCACTGGGAAAGGTCGACAAAGAAAACGGGGAAACCGAGGATTTCCCTGTAGAGCCTTACCTCGTGCCCCAGCGTTGCTTCCAGGAACTGCAGGAAGTCGGGCATTGCCTTTTGCCAGGTCCGTCTCGTACTTCCCATCGGCTGTCTCTTTCTCTATCCTGGAATCAAGGCCTGAACAGGCTGAATTTTCGACAAATCGTTTGCTTCCGATGACCTGGTACTCGTACCATATCTTTCTCCATCAGTAACTACTCAGACATGAGGTGCAACGCACTTGCTCATATGGGATCCAAAGGTATCATTGGATCGGATTTTTGTTCAAATCGGCCTGGTTATGTGGGCCAAGTGCGTCGCACCTGAGAAGTTACCTCCATCAATTCCTTATTTGTGGATAACAGCTTACCAGAGGCCCCCTGTTTTGCCAAGTTATTCCAGAGATTCTATGGCCTCGGCAACGATCTCTTCAATCTGTTCGACCCGATCATCCCAGGTGTTGGCGGCAGCGATTTGCCGGCGGGCCGCGATCAGGTCCGGATCGTCGACAGTGGCCAGGGCACGATCAATCGCGTCGATCCAGGACTGGCCGTTGGCCGCTGCAATCAGTACAACATCACCATGTTCCTCCGCCGCGGGAACGGCAGCGCTGACGACTGGGCGGCCTGCGGCCAGGTACTCGTACAGCTTCAGCGAACTGATGGCCCGCGTTTCGTCGTTGACCCGGTATGGAATCAGGCAGACGTCACATGCCGCGATGAAACGGGGTACTTTTTCCACCGGCAATTGACCCAGAAAGTGCACGTTTGGCAATGCTTTGAGAGCAGCGAGCGCTTCAGTGCAGTCGGAATCCCACTGGCTGCCGGCGAAGACCAACTGCCATTCCGGCCGGGCCAGCCCAACCTGGCGCAGCAGGGAGAGATCGAGCCGGCTGCTCACATGTCCACTGTAACCTAAACGGGGATATGGTATCCCTTGCATGCCTGCTGGCGGCCGGGAGTCAGTAAGTACTCGCTGAAAGGCCGGATAATCGACAGCGTTGGGCACCAACTCGATTCGTTTGGCTTCAGCGCTCTTCAACAGCATCAGGCGGGCAGAGGTCACGATAGTCAGATCGGCTGCTGCCAACAGCTCTCTTTCGGCCGCTGCGGTGGCTTCCCGCTGGGCTGGCGTGAGATGCCCAAAGGCGGTGTAGTCATCGGTCACGTGATAGACCAGCAGGCTATGAGGAAAGTTGGCCCGTGCCCAGCGCCACTTGACCGGCCGGTAGAGCCAGAGCAGGGGCAGGATCTGCTCTGGCATCTGCGATTTTCCACCCGCAACTGGCGCCGTGCTATCCTCCTCGCTGCCCCCCTGGCCGGCAAAGCCCAGTTGTGCCATAGTGCGCCGCAGGTGCCATGCCAGCACGCTGTCACTGGCGCTATCGAAACGCCCCCCGGTGCCGCGAATGGGAAGCCAAACCGGACTGCGCCAGAGTTGCAGGTTCGGCCCCTCTTGAATCACGATTGGCCTGCGCACATCTCCTGCGCCAATAAGCCCCTGCCGCCAATCGCGCAGGCTCGCGCGGGCGGGCTCCACGTAGAGAACCCGATGGCGTTCTGCCAGACGGCTGAAGATCTGCTGTCGATTACGCCACAGGTCCTGCCACGGGTTGGGGGCGAAGACCAGGAAATCCAGGGATGCTTGCATGAGAGGTGGTTCGACAGTTCCCTACGTCCTTTGAGATGGACTCTACAGAATCTGCCGGTAGAGAGCCATGAATTGCTGGCCGATGGAGGGCCAGGCAAACTGGCTGGCCCATTCAAGGATTGCCGGCTCATTCTGGCTCCAGTCAGTGGCATGAGCCCTCACGAGGGCCTGTGCCAGGGCGCTGGGCTCTTCAGGGTCGTATAACATCCCGAGAAAAGGATTGTCTCCCACCAATTCCACGAACCCGGGCAGCGCCGGGGCAAGAATGGGTCTTGCAAAGCTAAACGCCAGCATAGCAGCACCGCTGGTGGTGACCTCGCGGTATGGCAACACCACGATATCGGATGCGTTCATCCACTGCTGGATCTCATCAGGGGGCACGAACGAGGGGTGCCAGAGAACGCGATCGTCCGCCCGTGCAGAATCTGCAAGACCTGCTGCGTATCCCCGGGGACGGGACTGTCCGGCAATGAGCAATCGGGCATCGGGTTCCTGAAGTCCGGCGAAGGCAGGCAACAGTTCCTCCACCCCCTTGTAGGGCCGGATCAACCCCAGGAACAGGAAGTTGAAGCCTTCCCCGGGAAGATCGAGCCTGCGCTGGGCCTCCCCTCGGCTGACGAGATTGGGGTAAACACCGATGTAGTTACCATGGGGGATGACAGCCAGACTGGGCAGTTCAGCATTGCCCAATCTATCCTGCAGTTCGATGACCATAGCGTGGCTATGAACGTGGATGGCATCGGCCAGATCAAGGAGCCGTCGCAGCCCCTGCAATTCGACGTCGGTTGCCTCTCCCTCATGCTGGACTATGTTGTGCAGCGTGTAGACCAGGTGCCCGCCGCCCGCCTTGTACCCGGCCAGCCAGTCCAGGAATTCATTCAGCAGAACCTGGCGACGACGGGCAAATGCGTCCGGGCTATTCAGCTGTGGCTCAAGCCAGCGGCGCAAGAGTCGACCCGGCGCACCGAGGCGAGTCAAGCCGGCCATGCTGCGGTAGTCGGGCCGGCGCCAGAGTTCAAGCCAGTGCAGGTGAATCACGTCGGCGTCAAGGGCGTCCTCTGGAACCCCCTGGTCAGCCGCACCAGTGGCCAGGGTCACTTGTGCCCCTGATACAACGATTGCATCAGCCAGGAGCCCGACGTAGGGATTGGCCTCGGGTGGATTGGCGGAAAGAAGGGTGATCTTCATTGGTGGGAAAAGGGATCAGGGTGAGGGGGGATCGAGCAAGCGGTCTCCGGGCGCCTGCCCGCCGCCCTGACCTGCGCCCACCAGCGGCACGAAGCGCACAGGGGCCATGTTTTCGGCGTCCAGCTCGTCGCCGTTGCGAACGATCTGCCACAGGCTCTGAAAGCCTCCCTGAGGGCCGACGGGAACGATCAACCTGCCACCATCCTTGAGTTGTTGCACCAGAGGCTGGGGGACATGATCGGGCGCCGCAGTCACGATAATCGCGTCAAAGGGTGCCTCTTCCGGCCAGCCATAGTAGCCGTCGCCCTGGCGTGTATGCACCTGGTCATAGCCCAGTTCATCAAGAAGGTTTGTCGATCTCTCGTACAACTCCGGGACGATTTCGATGGTATACACCTCATCCACCAACTCGGCCAGGACCGCCGCCTGGTATCCGGAGCCGGTCCCGATTTCGAGCACTTTTTCCTGCGGATCCAGTTGCAGCATTTCGGTCATCAACGCAACGATATAGGGTTGGCTGATGGTTTGCCCATACCCGATGGGAAGCGGGTGATCGTCGTAGGCAAGCTTGATATGCTCGGGCAAAACAAAGCGGTCCCGGGGTATCGTCTCCATGGCCCGCAGCACGTCGGGATCACTGACGCCACGGCTACGGATGGTGTCCTCGACCATTGCCAGACGGTTAGGGACAAGAAGCGCAGCGATCTCTTCGGCGAGGGCTGGATTGAGCTGCGATTCTGGCGGAGTCTGGGTAGGAACCGGAGACGGAGTCGCTGTTGGTTTAGGCTCGCGACGCAGAAACGACAGGGGAGAGGAACATCCAGCCACCAGAACGACTAGCAGCAAGAGCCAGCTCCATTGTGGAAAAGCCCGATAAGGGAAACGTTTCATTGACCTTTCATCGCTCCTTTTTGATTCTTTCCCTCGCCTCGAAT
This window contains:
- a CDS encoding AAA family ATPase; translation: MGSTRRTWQKAMPDFLQFLEATLGHEVRLYREILGFPVFFVDLSQWKLRFSDRTPIIHVRESDLESLDSRQLAQSLTDVVRTANLADRNPIVLVDGPGDDLRPQLKTSFLPILIIDQEAQRAVQQSRRPTGELLDRLSAQLELSLLVPYETSRPVTGSRFFGREFEVRRILQGSKTNFAIMGIRRIGKTSLMREVERQLKDQALEVGDEDAHRRIIFMDCSAITSSGDFIREVVRHLRPQEMTRLSHKQFPIYFPDFLHRMSRRFGGTLVFFLDEFDQLLAWHRNDQSLLNALRASSNMGHSRYIVGGFREVSRAFSDLDSPLYNFARPVRLKEFSKEQTASMVVGPLEKLRVSFEGRNDVVNRIYAETAGQPNLIQFYCSILVDQLDRQGTRQVAPDSLFDVYDNEDFRAFVLSTFMDNTTHLEKAIVFAVLAEYGANQAFGIDAIDRVLEDRGLEAPLSDLDQACRNLELAGSLTARGRQYRFTTPVFARMLTENYDVDYLYRKVVQEGIW
- a CDS encoding glycosyltransferase — protein: MKITLLSANPPEANPYVGLLADAIVVSGAQVTLATGAADQGVPEDALDADVIHLHWLELWRRPDYRSMAGLTRLGAPGRLLRRWLEPQLNSPDAFARRRQVLLNEFLDWLAGYKAGGGHLVYTLHNIVQHEGEATDVELQGLRRLLDLADAIHVHSHAMVIELQDRLGNAELPSLAVIPHGNYIGVYPNLVSRGEAQRRLDLPGEGFNFLFLGLIRPYKGVEELLPAFAGLQEPDARLLIAGQSRPRGYAAGLADSARADDRVLWHPSFVPPDEIQQWMNASDIVVLPYREVTTSGAAMLAFSFARPILAPALPGFVELVGDNPFLGMLYDPEEPSALAQALVRAHATDWSQNEPAILEWASQFAWPSIGQQFMALYRQIL
- a CDS encoding protein-L-isoaspartate(D-aspartate) O-methyltransferase, encoding MKRFPYRAFPQWSWLLLLVVLVAGCSSPLSFLRREPKPTATPSPVPTQTPPESQLNPALAEEIAALLVPNRLAMVEDTIRSRGVSDPDVLRAMETIPRDRFVLPEHIKLAYDDHPLPIGYGQTISQPYIVALMTEMLQLDPQEKVLEIGTGSGYQAAVLAELVDEVYTIEIVPELYERSTNLLDELGYDQVHTRQGDGYYGWPEEAPFDAIIVTAAPDHVPQPLVQQLKDGGRLIVPVGPQGGFQSLWQIVRNGDELDAENMAPVRFVPLVGAGQGGGQAPGDRLLDPPSP
- a CDS encoding glycosyltransferase yields the protein MQASLDFLVFAPNPWQDLWRNRQQIFSRLAERHRVLYVEPARASLRDWRQGLIGAGDVRRPIVIQEGPNLQLWRSPVWLPIRGTGGRFDSASDSVLAWHLRRTMAQLGFAGQGGSEEDSTAPVAGGKSQMPEQILPLLWLYRPVKWRWARANFPHSLLVYHVTDDYTAFGHLTPAQREATAAAERELLAAADLTIVTSARLMLLKSAEAKRIELVPNAVDYPAFQRVLTDSRPPAGMQGIPYPRLGYSGHVSSRLDLSLLRQVGLARPEWQLVFAGSQWDSDCTEALAALKALPNVHFLGQLPVEKVPRFIAACDVCLIPYRVNDETRAISSLKLYEYLAAGRPVVSAAVPAAEEHGDVVLIAAANGQSWIDAIDRALATVDDPDLIAARRQIAAANTWDDRVEQIEEIVAEAIESLE